In Leisingera sp. NJS204, the following are encoded in one genomic region:
- a CDS encoding response regulator — MNIKRSTVLPVLVIAVAALLAALLIGSMAMYASSRKDAVLEASLEVTRRASGVSTGITAAEVYAQDVLAMTRLIPQEDVASQFQSYLKEINSDLSALLKQPLPGPLRAEAEALNQTLTEWCELAVVLLGIKPAKDIPTLSTLMMSSEAVTRQAATVTGLAAVHAEQAIAAANRALSRIFVLGLTGTALLMLAALIFAFRKAHAVSGAMQLAASKLRRLASREQFAPSQEASEISAVFAALDTLETSLEEKKRIAERLQQEKARAEAATETKSRFLATMSHEIRTPINGVLGMAEVLNETSLTSEQQSCTGTILASSEALLRIVNDILDFSKLEAGKEQMLEQPFNLRDVIYDVATLMSPSASAKGLEICIDIPENTPAVFTGDSGRVRQILMNLVGNAVKFTLEGFISITLNYDAGHAIPLCIDVRDTGVGIPNDCIGQIFHAFEQVESTTARRFEGTGLGLAISSRLAQAMGGRIDVDSESGTGSCFTVCLTLPVAAPAPVLSRPLAGKLVAVAADLAFARDVRQRQLALWGADTIALHGMDGLLEKVAAMAAEQRQPDLVLVETSLPLEQARNLCRSLHSLPGCREMPIVFCTGGQMLAEYEVLKECKTLRVLMKPARNKLLLQTLQEVLNSGAPQAAAAVPPSAGQTAGQFSHLRLLAAEDNRTNQLVLQKMLAPSGIQLTICSNGQEAVDTFAAHHFDLVLMDMSMPVMDGIEATRRLRAWEQENGRAPCPVLALTANVLSTDEAACRAAGMVEFLSKPMRKQLLLEQIAKWTDTPSATDATLQARQA, encoded by the coding sequence ATGAATATCAAACGGTCCACCGTGCTGCCGGTTCTGGTGATTGCGGTTGCGGCACTGCTTGCGGCACTGCTGATCGGCAGCATGGCGATGTATGCCTCCAGCCGGAAAGACGCGGTGCTGGAAGCCTCGCTTGAGGTGACCCGGCGCGCCAGCGGCGTCAGCACCGGCATCACGGCCGCCGAAGTTTATGCCCAAGACGTTCTGGCGATGACGCGGCTGATCCCGCAGGAAGACGTGGCCAGCCAGTTTCAATCTTACCTCAAGGAAATCAACAGCGATCTCAGCGCCTTGCTGAAGCAACCGCTGCCTGGGCCGCTGCGGGCTGAGGCTGAAGCCCTGAATCAGACGCTGACGGAGTGGTGCGAATTGGCGGTTGTGCTTTTGGGCATCAAACCTGCAAAGGACATTCCCACTCTCAGCACATTGATGATGAGCAGCGAGGCGGTTACCCGGCAAGCTGCCACTGTGACCGGTCTGGCGGCTGTGCATGCGGAACAGGCCATCGCGGCGGCGAACCGGGCGTTGTCCCGTATTTTTGTTCTGGGGCTGACCGGCACCGCGCTGCTTATGCTTGCAGCACTGATTTTTGCCTTTCGCAAGGCGCACGCCGTCTCCGGCGCGATGCAATTGGCGGCTTCCAAGCTGCGGCGGCTGGCAAGCCGCGAGCAATTTGCGCCCTCACAGGAAGCAAGTGAGATTTCTGCCGTATTTGCGGCGCTGGACACATTGGAAACCAGTCTGGAGGAAAAGAAGCGGATCGCCGAGCGGCTGCAGCAGGAAAAAGCCCGGGCGGAAGCTGCCACCGAGACCAAATCCCGCTTCCTGGCAACCATGAGCCACGAGATCCGCACGCCGATCAACGGGGTCCTGGGGATGGCGGAAGTGCTGAATGAAACCAGCCTCACATCTGAACAGCAATCCTGCACCGGAACCATTCTGGCATCGTCCGAGGCGCTGCTGCGCATCGTCAACGACATTCTCGATTTCTCCAAGCTGGAGGCCGGAAAAGAGCAGATGCTGGAGCAGCCCTTTAACCTGCGCGACGTGATTTATGACGTCGCCACGCTGATGTCGCCCAGCGCATCCGCCAAGGGGCTGGAAATCTGTATCGACATCCCGGAAAACACGCCTGCCGTCTTTACCGGCGACAGCGGCCGGGTGCGGCAGATTCTGATGAACCTGGTGGGCAACGCGGTAAAGTTCACTCTGGAAGGTTTTATCAGTATCACACTCAACTACGACGCCGGCCATGCTATTCCACTGTGCATTGATGTGCGCGACACCGGGGTCGGCATCCCCAATGACTGTATCGGCCAGATCTTTCATGCCTTCGAGCAAGTAGAAAGCACCACCGCCCGGCGATTTGAGGGCACCGGTCTGGGCCTGGCCATCTCGTCCCGTTTGGCGCAGGCCATGGGCGGGCGGATCGATGTGGACTCGGAGAGCGGCACAGGGTCCTGTTTCACTGTCTGCCTGACGCTGCCTGTTGCCGCTCCTGCGCCGGTCCTTTCCCGGCCGCTTGCGGGCAAACTGGTGGCTGTGGCCGCGGATCTGGCCTTTGCCCGCGACGTGCGGCAGCGCCAGCTGGCTCTTTGGGGGGCAGACACAATCGCGCTTCACGGCATGGACGGGCTGCTGGAAAAAGTGGCGGCAATGGCTGCGGAACAGCGGCAGCCGGATCTGGTGCTGGTTGAAACCAGCCTGCCGCTGGAGCAAGCCAGAAACCTTTGCCGGAGCCTGCACAGCTTGCCCGGGTGCCGGGAGATGCCGATCGTTTTCTGCACCGGCGGTCAGATGCTGGCCGAATACGAAGTGTTGAAGGAGTGCAAGACGTTGCGTGTGCTGATGAAACCGGCGCGCAACAAACTGCTTTTGCAGACCCTGCAGGAGGTCTTGAACTCCGGTGCGCCGCAGGCTGCCGCCGCGGTGCCGCCCAGCGCCGGGCAAACAGCCGGGCAATTCAGCCACTTGCGCCTTCTGGCGGCTGAGGACAACCGTACCAACCAACTGGTTTTGCAGAAAATGCTGGCCCCTTCCGGCATTCAGCTGACCATTTGCAGCAATGGGCAGGAGGCGGTGGACACCTTCGCCGCACATCATTTCGATCTGGTGCTGATGGACATGTCGATGCCGGTGATGGATGGCATTGAAGCCACCCGCCGCCTGCGGGCCTGGGAACAGGAAAACGGCCGGGCGCCCTGCCCTGTCCTTGCGCTGACCGCCAATGTGCTGAGCACCGACGAAGCGGCCTGCCGCGCTGCAGGCATGGTTGAATTTCTTTCCAAGCCGATGCGCAAGCAGCTGCTGCTGGAACAAATTGCCAAGTGGACTGATACGCCGTCTGCCACTGATGCAACGCTGCAGGCCCGGCAAGCCTGA
- a CDS encoding cytochrome-c peroxidase has protein sequence MQWKAAAAAVVPLLLWAVQSLAQPAGLDAFKRPAAVPFPEAAPYSREIATLGKMLFFDPRLSGGQNISCSSCHNPSFGWETPVPKAIGAANKPVRRHAPTLLNAAWITPLFWDGRADSLETQAIGPITAPDEMNATFDGITARLTAVHEYKTWFDRLFPGRGIRKETVLTALATYQRTIVSGVASFDRWVSGDATAVPEAAKRGFALFNGRANCVSCHSGWMFTDNQLHDIGIQTTDLGGGGLTPPDPEMNYRFKTPGLRNIALRAPYMHDGSLTSLREVVRHYADGGSAKASRMPDIEGFAATEADITDLIAFLQTLTDTGTNVPTPILPAN, from the coding sequence ATGCAGTGGAAAGCTGCTGCCGCTGCTGTAGTGCCGCTGCTGCTATGGGCCGTCCAAAGCCTGGCGCAACCCGCCGGGCTTGACGCATTCAAGCGGCCCGCTGCCGTGCCATTCCCGGAGGCTGCGCCCTACAGCCGTGAAATTGCCACCTTAGGCAAAATGCTGTTCTTTGATCCGCGCCTGTCCGGCGGCCAGAACATCAGTTGCTCAAGCTGCCACAACCCTTCTTTCGGCTGGGAAACCCCGGTACCCAAGGCCATCGGCGCTGCAAACAAACCCGTGCGCCGCCATGCGCCGACACTCCTGAACGCGGCCTGGATCACCCCGCTGTTCTGGGACGGGCGCGCGGACAGCCTGGAAACGCAGGCCATTGGGCCGATCACCGCTCCGGATGAGATGAACGCAACCTTTGACGGCATCACCGCCCGCCTGACTGCGGTGCATGAATACAAAACCTGGTTCGATCGCCTGTTCCCTGGGCGGGGGATCCGCAAGGAGACCGTCCTGACCGCACTCGCCACCTACCAGCGCACGATTGTCAGCGGCGTGGCCAGTTTCGACCGCTGGGTAAGCGGGGATGCAACTGCAGTGCCGGAGGCCGCCAAACGCGGCTTTGCGCTGTTTAACGGGCGGGCGAATTGCGTGTCCTGTCATTCCGGCTGGATGTTCACGGACAACCAGCTGCATGACATCGGAATTCAAACAACCGACCTTGGCGGCGGCGGCCTGACACCGCCGGACCCGGAGATGAACTACCGCTTCAAGACCCCCGGACTGCGCAACATCGCTCTGCGGGCGCCGTATATGCACGACGGTTCGCTCACCTCGTTGCGGGAGGTGGTCCGCCATTATGCCGACGGCGGCAGCGCCAAGGCATCCCGAATGCCGGATATCGAAGGTTTTGCCGCCACCGAAGCGGACATCACCGACCTGATTGCCTTTCTGCAGACGCTGACGGATACCGGAACCAATGTGCCAACCCCTATTCTGCCGGCAAACTGA
- a CDS encoding DUF982 domain-containing protein codes for MTIFLPSEGRTQKISTIEQAHFWLQKAWPVSDRNRNIALEKIDAVMDCLAPVGAARAAFLSAVDTAGFQTDSRTAA; via the coding sequence ATGACCATTTTCCTGCCCTCGGAAGGCCGGACACAAAAAATCTCGACGATTGAACAAGCCCACTTCTGGCTGCAGAAAGCCTGGCCGGTTTCCGATCGCAACAGAAACATTGCGCTTGAGAAAATTGATGCCGTCATGGACTGTCTCGCCCCCGTCGGCGCCGCACGCGCAGCTTTCCTCTCTGCTGTTGACACTGCTGGGTTTCAAACGGACTCCCGCACCGCCGCTTAG
- a CDS encoding Crp/Fnr family transcriptional regulator — MSKLDESLLTGLPPFNLLERGQIREILDQALPRRYDEGNEVFHEGHDADRFHLLLDGYIRVVKTTEGGEQIIALHISPGQLFGIAPALNRDTYPATAVAASESLALSWPVRLWAEFTAKYQGFATESYSTLGQRLGEMQTRITELATQAVEQRVAAALLRMVTQSGRKVEEGIEIAFPVTRRNISEMTGTTLHTVSRLLSAWEKDGIVHSTRKHIVVTDPHRLVVLSGAQG; from the coding sequence TTGTCCAAGCTCGACGAAAGCCTCCTGACCGGGCTGCCGCCCTTCAACCTCCTGGAGCGCGGCCAGATCCGCGAGATCCTCGATCAAGCCCTGCCCAGGCGCTATGACGAGGGCAATGAGGTTTTTCACGAAGGCCATGACGCCGACCGCTTCCACCTGCTGCTGGACGGCTACATCCGTGTTGTGAAAACCACCGAAGGCGGCGAGCAGATCATCGCGCTGCATATCTCGCCGGGCCAGTTGTTCGGCATAGCGCCCGCGCTGAACCGCGACACCTATCCGGCGACGGCTGTGGCGGCTTCGGAATCGCTGGCGCTGTCCTGGCCGGTGCGGCTGTGGGCTGAGTTCACCGCCAAGTACCAGGGCTTTGCCACCGAAAGCTACAGCACCCTGGGCCAGCGCCTGGGGGAGATGCAGACAAGGATCACCGAACTGGCGACGCAAGCAGTGGAGCAACGGGTGGCGGCAGCGCTTTTGCGGATGGTGACCCAGTCGGGCCGCAAGGTGGAGGAAGGGATCGAGATCGCTTTTCCAGTGACCCGCCGCAATATCTCGGAGATGACCGGCACCACGCTGCACACCGTCAGCCGCCTGCTGTCGGCCTGGGAAAAGGACGGCATCGTTCACTCCACCCGCAAGCATATTGTTGTCACCGACCCGCACCGGCTGGTGGTCCTGAGCGGCGCACAGGGGTAG
- a CDS encoding NnrS family protein produces MAARTDYSGPVLFSFGFRPFFLGACLFALLAIPAWLLIWQGTLEYSGPFLPTDWHIHEMIFGYGAAVVAGFLFTAVPNWTGRMPARGWPLALLSGLWLLGRIAAAGWLGLSALGVMVADCAFLAAVVVMIAREIIAGENWRNLKVLVPITLLGLANACFHIEAMTEGAADISRRLGIAVLIFLIMLIGGRIIPSFTRNWLAKNGAEKMPVPFGKFDAVTLASGAAALLAWTAAPWAAVSGVLLLAAGLLHVLRLARWCGLASLGEPLLFMLHAAYALVPAGLIAAAAVPFGLLEPAAAAHILGIGAVGGMTLAVMMRATMGHSGRPLVAGPALTAAFALVIASASLRVAGSTELAAGWTGITVSGGLWTAGFALMVLKTGPWLATRSAGSKKVSGPQAHNRT; encoded by the coding sequence ATGGCTGCGCGAACCGACTATTCTGGACCCGTCCTTTTTTCCTTTGGCTTCAGGCCGTTCTTTCTTGGGGCCTGCCTGTTTGCCCTGCTGGCGATCCCCGCCTGGCTGCTGATCTGGCAGGGCACGCTGGAGTACAGCGGGCCGTTTCTGCCAACCGACTGGCACATTCATGAGATGATCTTTGGCTACGGCGCGGCGGTCGTGGCGGGTTTCCTGTTCACCGCAGTGCCCAACTGGACCGGGCGGATGCCTGCGCGCGGCTGGCCGCTGGCGCTGCTTTCAGGCCTTTGGCTGCTGGGCCGGATCGCCGCTGCCGGCTGGCTGGGGCTGTCGGCGCTTGGGGTGATGGTTGCGGACTGCGCCTTTCTGGCCGCTGTGGTTGTGATGATCGCGCGCGAAATCATCGCGGGTGAAAACTGGCGCAACCTCAAGGTTCTGGTGCCGATCACCCTGCTGGGCCTGGCCAATGCCTGCTTCCATATTGAGGCGATGACCGAGGGGGCGGCTGATATCTCGCGCCGTTTGGGAATTGCCGTGCTGATCTTTCTGATCATGCTGATCGGCGGGCGGATCATCCCCAGTTTCACCCGCAATTGGCTGGCCAAGAACGGCGCAGAGAAGATGCCGGTGCCATTCGGCAAATTCGATGCCGTGACCCTCGCGTCGGGTGCTGCCGCTTTGCTCGCCTGGACCGCAGCGCCCTGGGCTGCCGTCAGCGGTGTGCTGCTATTGGCAGCCGGGCTGCTGCACGTCCTGCGATTGGCACGCTGGTGCGGGCTGGCCAGCCTGGGTGAGCCGCTGCTGTTCATGCTGCATGCGGCCTATGCGCTGGTGCCTGCAGGGCTGATCGCCGCCGCGGCAGTGCCATTTGGCTTGCTCGAACCCGCCGCAGCCGCGCATATTCTGGGTATCGGTGCTGTTGGCGGCATGACATTGGCCGTCATGATGCGCGCCACCATGGGTCACAGCGGCCGGCCGCTGGTTGCAGGCCCGGCTTTGACCGCTGCCTTTGCGCTGGTCATTGCGTCTGCCTCCTTGCGGGTTGCAGGCAGCACTGAACTGGCCGCGGGCTGGACCGGCATCACCGTTTCCGGAGGTTTATGGACCGCAGGGTTTGCGTTGATGGTGCTGAAAACCGGGCCTTGGCTGGCAACCCGGAGTGCGGGATCCAAGAAAGTGTCAGGACCGCAGGCCCACAACCGGACCTAG